From Brienomyrus brachyistius isolate T26 chromosome 21, BBRACH_0.4, whole genome shotgun sequence, the proteins below share one genomic window:
- the LOC125717118 gene encoding mucin-2-like, translating into MLYFFLLLGCFCLTVGQMTTTSRFSTRRPSMMTNTTPPSRTTETTSTDPTSIPRIAIKSTTPSITNVIRSKNTMSTPNAGTNVAQKRSTTLASTTMTSSTSETLSMSTASTNTTATNSKPNTVAGKLPTPEQTTITLSLTTMAITTNPPQKTNTTLTPTTMPMTTTVPQTTTHLPRTRMSITVTTPEQRKPTTLTPTTGPTTLTTPVQATTTSTPTTVPIASTTLTTATLTSTTPTTVPQTTTPLPSTTVANKMTMLALSTTGLNPITGQNSTTSSIMSSKPTKNTSTSAKLRAVFQSGVFPNRNAVQYFLQQVQLNLQQSFGGSLKFTLIDIQPIFAQQHSCNNIIFQNTTLPITVPPTTTVRPTTAPSTTATPIQRTMNIPRTSVPIATSSPEQKTTMPPTTLKIRTSTTGQTTTNSPRTTEPIATSTTTVPSTAVPIPISTPAQATTVPPTTGPIKTPSPIQTTTTLPSTTRTHNIIPSTNKHCASNHNADQNYSRNNNCFTFNHRANHNNSSTNNDYFTFNHRRNHNIIPSTNNHCVSNHNTNHNNYSRNIYFTFNHRTNHKNSSTNNYFTFNHRTNHNIIPITINHCASNHNGNENYSRNNN; encoded by the exons ATGCTGTATTTCTTCCTGTTATTGGGATGTTTCTGCTTAACAGTGGGACAAATGACCACAACAA GTCGATTTTCAACAAGGCGACCCTCAATGATGACCAATACAACACCACCTTCAAGGACAACTGAGACAACATCAACAGATCCCACTTCAATACCACGCATAGCAATAAAATCAACAACACCCTCGATCACAAATGTGATACGTTCAAAAAATACCATGTCAACACCAAATGCAGGGACAAATGTGGCACAAAAAAGAAGCACCACCTTAGCATCAACCACAATGACATCATCGACAAGTGAGACACTCTCGATGTCCACTGCATCAACAAACACAACAGCCACAAACTCAAAGCCAAACACAGTGGCAGGCAAATTACCAACTCCTGAACAAACAACTATCACTTTATCACTAACCACAATGGCAATCACAACAAATCCACCACAAAAAACAAATACCACTTTAACTCCAACCACAATGCCAATGACAACAACTGTGCCACAAACAACAACACATCTACCTCGAACCAGAATGTCAATAACAGTAACAACTCCAGAACAAAGAAAACCCACCACTTTAACTCCAACCACAGGACCAACCACATTGACAACTCCAGTACAAGCAACAACCACTTCAACTCCAACCACAGTGCCCATTGCATCAACAACTTTAACAACTGCCACTTTAACTTCAACGACACCAACAACTGTGCCACAAACAACAACCCCTTTACCTTCAACCACAGTAGCAAATAAAATGACAATGCTCGCACTATCAACCACTGGTTTAAACCCAATTACAGGACAAAACTCAACAACATCCTCAATTATGTCATCTAAGCCCACAAAAAATACCTCCACTTCTGCTAAACTCCGAGCTGTCTTTCAATCTGGAGTGTTTCCTAATAGAAATGCAGTTCAATACTTTTTACAGCAG GTACAGTTGAATCTTCAACAAAGTTTCGGtggttctttaaaatttactttgataGACATACAACCAATTTTTGCCCAACAACACtcctgcaataatataatttTCCAAAATACCACACTGCCAATCACTGTGCCTCCAACAACCACTGTCCGTCCAACCACAGCGCCAAGTACAACGGCTACTCCAATACAAAGAACAATGAATATCCCACGAACCTCAGTGCCAATTGCAACATCTTCCCCAGAACAGAAAACCACCATGCCTCCAACCACACTGAAAATCAGAACATCAACAACAGGACAAACAACAACGAATTCACCTAGAACCACAGAGCCAATCGCAACATCAACAACCACTGTGCCTTCAACCGCAGTACCAATTCCAATATCAACCCCAGCACAAGCAACCACCGTGCCTCCAACCACAGGGCCAATAAAAACACCATCTCCAATACAAACAACAACTACTTTACCTTCAACCAC AAGAACTCACAACATCATCCCCAGTACAAACAAGCACTGTGCCTCCAACCACAATGCCGATCAGAACTACAGTAGAAACAACAACTGCTTCACCTTCAACCACAGAGCCAATCACAACAACTCCAGTACAAACAATGACTACTTTACCTTCAACCACAGAAGAAATCACAACATCATCCCCAGTACAAACAACCACTGTGTCTCCAACCACAATACCAATCACAACAACTATAGTAGAAACATCTACTTCACCTTCAACCACAGAACCAATCACAAAAACTCCAGTACAAACAACTACTTCACCTTCAACCACAGAACCAATCACAACATCATCCCCATTACAATCAACCACTGTGCCTCCAACCACAATGGCAATGAGAACTACAGTAGAAACAACAACTGA
- the LOC125717119 gene encoding uncharacterized protein LOC125717119 has translation MVEAESVVVSTVVLIAIVVGGTVVDCTGDDVVIGSVVEGEVVVCTGVFVIGSVVEGEVDVSTIVVVIGIVVGDTVVVCTGDDVVISSVVEGKIVAVCTGLVVIGSMVEAESVVVSTVVLIAIVVGGTVVDCTGDDVVSSVVEGKVVAVSTGVVVIGSMVEGESVVISTVVLIAIVVGGTVVDCNGDDVVIGSVVEGEVDVSTIVVVIGIVVGGTVVVCTGDDVVISSVVEGKIVAVCTGLVVIGSMVEAESVVVSTIVLIGIVVGGTVLVCTGDDVVSSVVEGKVVAVSTGVVVIGSMVEGESVVISTVVLIAIVVGGTVVDCNGDDVVIGSVVEVLIAIVVGGTVVVCTGDDVVK, from the exons ATGGTGGAAGCGGAATCAGTTGTTGTTTCTACTGTAGTTCTGATTGCCATTGTGGTTGGAGGCACAGTGGTTGATTGTACTGGGGATGATGTTGTGATTGGTTCTGTGGTTGAAGGTGAAGTAGTTGTTTGTACTGGAGTTTTTGTGATTGGTTCTGTGGTTGAAGGTGAAGTAGATGTTTCTACTATAGTTGTTGTGATTGGTATTGTGGTTGGAGACACAGTGGTTGTTTGTACTGGGGATGATGTTGTGATTTCTTCTGTGGTTGAAGGTAAAATAGTTGCTGTTTGTACTGGACTTGTTGTGATTGGTTCTATGGTGGAAGCTGAATCAGTTGTTGTTTCTACTGTAGTTCTGATTGCCATTGTGGTTGGAGGCACAGTGGTTGATTGTACTGGGGATGATGTTGTGAGTTCTGTGGTTGAAGGTAAAGTAGTTGCTGTTTCTACTGGAGTTGTTGTGATTGGTTCTATGGTGGAAGGTGAATCAGTTGTCATTTCTACTGTAGTTCTCATTGCCATTGTGGTTGGAGGCACAGTGGTTGATTGTAATGGGGATGATGTTGTGATTGGTTCTGTGGTTGAAGGTGAAGTAGATGTTTCTACTATAGTTGTTGTGATTGGCATTGTGGTTGGAGGCACAGTGGTTGTTTGTACTGGGGATGATGTTGTGATTTCTTCTGTGGTTGAAGGTAAAATAGTTGCTGTTTGTACTGGACTTGTTGTGATTGGTTCTATGGTGGAAGCTGAATCAGTTGTTGTTTCTACTATAGTTCTGATTGGCATTGTGGTTGGAGGCACAGTGCTTGTTTGTACTGGGGATGATGTTGTGAGTTCTGTGGTTGAAGGTAAAGTAGTTGCTGTTTCTACTGGAGTTGTTGTGATTGGTTCTATGGTGGAAGGTGAATCAGTTGTCATTTCTACTGTAGTTCTCATTGCCATTGTGGTTGGAGGCACAGTGGTTGATTGTAATGGGGATGATGTTGTGATTGGTTCTGTGGTTGAAG TTCTGATTGCCATTGTGGTTGGAGGCACAGTGGTTGTTTGTACTGGGGATGATGTT GTGAAGTAG
- the LOC125716290 gene encoding mucin-2-like isoform X1 produces MAMRTTVEMTTDSPSTIEPITTTPVETATTLPSTTELTTSSPVQTSTVPPTTMPIRTTVETTTASPSTTEPITTTPVQTTIALPSTTEEITVSSPIQSSSVPPTTMPIKTTVETTTPSPSTTEPITTPVQTATTLPSTTEEITSSPVQTSTVPPTTIPIRTTVEITTASPSTTEAITTTPVQTATTLPSTTEEITSSPVQTTTVLPTTVPITRTPVQTTSPSTTEQITSSPVQSTTVPPTTMAIITTVETTTDSASTIEPITSPVQTATTLPSTTEEITTSSPVQTSTVPPTTIPIRATVETTTASPSTTEPITTAPVQTETSIPSTTEEITSSPVQTTTVLPTTVPVTRTPVQTTSPSTTDQITSSPVQSTTVPPTTMPITTTVETSTLPSTIEPITTSPVQTATILPSTTEEITTSSPVQTTTVSPTTMPITTTIVETSTSPSTTEPITKTPVQTTTSPSTTEPITTSSPLQLTTVPPTTMAMRTTVETTTDSPSTIEPITTTPVQTATTLPSTTEELTTSSPVQTSTVPPTTMPIRTTVETTTASPSTTEPITTTPVQTTIALPSTTEEITISSPVQTSTVPPTTMVMRTTVETTTDSPSTIEPITTTPVQTATTLPSTTEEITTLSPMQSSSVPPTTMPIRTTVETTTPSPSTTEAITTTPVQTATTLSSTTEPIITTPIQATIALPSGAVSITIPVQTATTLPSTTEEITTSSPVQTSTVPPTTMPIRTTVETTTASSSTTVPITTTPVQTTTASPSTTVPSTILMKMMTGSSTKRTFEILTTVSRITTVNPNTTSAISPKMTMSTTPLVTPKMTATPSTIAPRTTTLTTASMTTIMTTPQAPITAMSSIRNVNRVRISSPMAPTMTPSTTPSMTPIMTTSAMAPTTELPMTPSTTTPTTPTTTSTTALRTMSSTSSTNTTTEPTMTPTMTTITSTPISTTTSTTPTTTNSTVSQQ; encoded by the coding sequence ATGGCAATGAGAACTACAGTAGAAATGACAACTGATTCACCTTCCACCATAGAACCAATCACAACAACTCCAGTAGAAACAGCAACTACTTTACCTTCAACCACAGAACTCACAACATCATCCCCAGTACAAACAAGCACTGTGCCTCCAACCACAATGCCAATCAGAACTACAGTAGAAACAACAACTGCTTCACCTTCAACCACAGAGCCAATCACAACAACTCCAGTACAAACAACAATTGCTTTACCTTCAACCACAGAAGAAATCACAGTATCATCCCCAATACAATCAAGCAGTGTGCCTCCAACCACAATGCCAATCAAAACTACAGTAGAAACAACAACTCCTTCACCTTCAACCACAGAACCAATCACAACTCCAGTACAAACAGCAACTACTTTACCTTCAACCACAGAAGAAATCACATCATCCCCAGTACAAACAAGCACTGTGCCTCCAACCACAATACCAATCAGAACTACAGTAGAAATAACAACTGCTTCACCTTCAACCACAGAAGCAATCACAACAACTCCAGTACAAACAGCAACTACTTTACCTTCAACCACGGAAGAAATCACATCATCCCCAGTACAAACAACTACTGTGCTTCCAACCACAGTACCAATCACAAGAACTCCAGTACAAACTACTTCACCTTCAACCACAGAACAAATCACATCATCCCCAGTACAATCAACCACTGTGCCTCCAACCACAATGGCAATCATAACTACAGTAGAAACAACAACTGATTCAGCTTCCACCATAGAACCAATCACAAGTCCAGTACAAACAGCAACTACTTTACCTTCAACCACAGAAGAAATCACAACATCATCCCCAGTACAAACAAGCACTGTGCCTCCAACCACAATACCAATCAGAGCTACAGTAGAAACAACAACTGCTTCACCTTCAACCACAGAACCAATCACAACAGCTCCAGTACAAACAGAAACTTCTATACCTTCAACCACAGAAGAAATCACATCATCCCCAGTACAAACAACTACTGTGCTTCCTACCACAGTACCAGTCACAAGAACTCCAGTACAAACTACTTCACCTTCAACCACAGACCAAATCACATCATCCCCAGTACAATCAACCACTGTGCCTCCAACCACAATGCCAATCACAACTACAGTAGAAACGTCTACTTTACCTTCCACCATAGAACCAATCACAACAAGTCCAGTACAAACAGCAACTATTTTACCTTCAACCACAGAAGAAATCACAACATCATCCCCAGTACAAACAACCACTGTGTCTCCAACCACAATGCCAATCACAACAACTATAGTAGAAACATCTACTTCACCTTCAACCACAGAACCAATCACAAAAACTCCAGTACAAACAACTACTTCACCTTCAACCACAGAACCAATCACAACATCATCCCCATTACAATTAACCACTGTGCCTCCAACCACAATGGCAATGAGAACTACAGTAGAAACAACAACTGATTCACCTTCCACCATAGAACCAATCACAACAACTCCAGTACAAACAGCAACTACTTTACCTTCAACCACAGAAGAACTCACAACATCATCCCCAGTACAAACAAGCACTGTGCCTCCAACCACAATGCCAATCAGAACTACAGTAGAAACAACAACTGCTTCACCTTCAACCACAGAGCCAATCACAACAACTCCAGTACAAACAACAATTGCTTTACCTTCAACCACAGAAGAAATCACAATATCATCCCCAGTACAAACAAGCACTGTGCCTCCAACCACAATGGTAATGAGAACTACAGTAGAAACAACAACTGATTCACCTTCCACTATAGAACCAATCACAACAACTCCAGTACAAACAGCAACTACTTTACCTTCAACCACAGAAGAAATCACGACATTATCCCCAATGCAATCAAGCAGTGTGCCTCCAACCACAATGCCAATCAGAACTACAGTAGAAACAACAACTCCTTCACCTTCAACCACAGAAGCAATCACAACAACTCCAGTACaaacagcaactactttatctTCAACCACAGAACCAATCATAACAACTCCAATACAAGCAACAATTGCTTTACCTTCAGGTGCAGTGTCAATAACAATTCCAGTACAAACAGCAACTACTTTACCTTCAACCACAGAAGAAATCACAACATCATCCCCAGTACAAACAAGCACTGTGCCTCCAACCACAATGCCAATCAGAACTACAGTAGAAACAACAACTGCTTCATCTTCAACCACAGTACCAATCACAACAACTCCAGTACAAACAACAACTGCTTCACCTTCAACCACCGTTCCAAGCACAATATTAATGAAAATGATGACAGGCTCATCCACAAAGCGGACATTTGAAATTTTAACGACAGTTTCTAGAATCACAACCGTCAACCCAAACACAACATCTGCAATATCCCCAAAAATGACAATGTCAACAACACCATTAGTGACACCCAAAATGACAGCAACCCCATCCACAATAGCTCCAAGAACAACAACATTAACGACAGCATCAATGACAACTATAATGACAACCCCACAGGCCCCAATAACAGCAATGTCATCAATTAGAAATGTCAACCGAGTCAGAATATCATCCCCAATGGCTCCAACAATGACACCATCAACGACACCATCAATGACACCCATAATGACAACATCTGCAATGGCCCCAACAACTGAATTGCCAATGACACCATCAACAACCACACCCACGACCCCGACGACCACATCAACAACAGCTTTAAGAACAATGTCATCGACTTCATCAACCAACACTACTACTGAACCAACCATGACACCCACAATGACGACAATCACATCCACACCAATTTCAACAACTACTTCTACCACACCAACCACAACAAATTCCACAGtgtcccaacaatga
- the LOC125716290 gene encoding mucin-5AC-like isoform X2, giving the protein MSPKMTPITSTITNTKPNSTIPTTMTTKSTISQTTSMATTTTNVKPPTILTTIPLLTPMVQPPSTTSAASTTAPLTTTASTNTTVIPTTLIVSSSTTPLMSIFSTTTTLTTTTMATTTSITTIVKSTTTLTITPVMSTPVQTTMSVPPSTVRITTRTNNSHHFNPNHSATHNNSSTNKNYHLSSNCNAIHDSILNTNNHHINSNLRANHGGKSDMYNHHTIPAQTTALTTIPITMAIPAPTTTTTLTPTTVLTLVQTTTSLNPSTVQNSKTLSIMSSKPTKNNSTSAKHLQNFELFQSGMFPNKTAI; this is encoded by the coding sequence ATGTCCCCAAAAATGACACCAATAACATCAACAATCACCAATACCAAACCAAACTCAACAATACCCACAACAATGACAACCAAATCTACAATATCCCAGACAACATCAATGGCCACAACAACCACAAATGTCAAACCACCCACAATACTGACAACTATACCCCTATTGACACCGATGGTACAACCACCATCCACTACTTCAGCAGCATCCACAACTGCACCCTtaacaacaacagcatcaacaaaCACCACTGTCATACCAACCACACTGATAGTCTCATCATCAACAACACCTCTAATGTCAATATTCTCAACAACCACTACTTTAACAACAACCACAATGGCCACAACAACATCAATCACCACCATTGTCAAATCAACCACAACACTCACAATAACACCTGTAATGTCAACTCCGGTACAAACAACAATGTCTGTACCTCCGTCCACAGTGCGAATCACAACAAGAACAAACAACAGCCACCACTTTAACCCTAACCACAGTGCCACTCACAACAACTCCAGCACAAATAAGAACTACCACCTTAGCTCCAACTGTAATGCCATCCACGACAGCATCTTAAATACAAACAACCACCATATTAACTCTAACCTCAGAGCCAATCATGGTGGAAAATCTGACATGTACAACCACCACACAATTCCTGCACAAACAACTGCTTTAACCACAATACCAATCACAATGGCAATTCCGGCACCCACAACAACCACCACTTTAACTCCAACCACAGTATTAACTCTGGTACAAACAACCACCAGTTTAAATCCATCCACAGTACAAAACTCAAAAACACTCTCAATTATGTCCTCTAAGCCCACAAAAAATAACTCTACTTCTGcaaaacatctgcaaaacttcGAGCTCTTTCAGTCTGGAATGTTTCCTAATAAAACCGCAATTTAA